In Ornithinibacter aureus, the genomic stretch TCCGGATCTCACGGCGCTGGCTCCTCTGGGTCGGCGAAGGCGCCCATCGAATCACACGACGCCGACACCGTCAGGCGGTCGCGCCGGTCAGCGGCTGAGGAGCTGGCGGTCGCGCAGCGACCCGATGACCTCTTCACCGCGCTCGCTGAGCACGTCGCGACCGGCGCGACGGGCGGGAACGGCGACCAGTGCCATGACGACGAGGGCGAGACCGAGGCAGAACAGCATGCCGAGCACGACGGAGACCATGGTCACAACTGTCCCAGACGCCCCACTGGCCACACAAACCACACCGGCATCCGTGGCCAAATCGTCACCAAACGACACGACGGCCGAGTCCCCCGACTCCCCCGAGCACACGACGTCGGACTAGGGTAACCGCGTGAGCGCCGAACCCTCGAATCCGTCCGGCGATCCCGAGACCCCCGGCATCCGCGAGACCTCCGAGTCCGCGGGCGCGCCCGCCCAGAAGCAGCGTCAGCGCAGCCTGCCGATGTTCACCGAGGTGATCATCGCGCTCATCGCGGTCGCCTTGGTGCAGACATTCCTCATCAAGCCCTTCGGGGTTCCCTCGCAGTCGATGGAGAACACCCTCCAGATCGGCGACCGGATCGTGGTCAACCGCCTCGACGACGACGTGCGTGCCGGCGACGTCATCGTCTTCGGCCACGGCGAGACCTGGCAGGCCAAGGAACTCCCCCCGGCCGACAACCTGCTCCTGAAGGGGATCCGCGCCTTCGGCGACCTCACCGGCATCGGTCCGAGCAGCACGTCGTACACGGTCAAGCGGGTCATCGGCACGCCCGGACAGAGGGTGGCGTGCTGCACCGACGTCGGTGCCGTGACGGTGGACGGCAAACCGCTCACCGAGCCCTACGTCTTCGAGGACCTCCCTTTCGTACCCGGCATCCAGGACTGCACGACCTCACCGCGCTCGGTGCGCTGCTTCCCCGAGATCACCGTCCCGAGCGAGAACCTCCTGGTGCTCGGTGACCACCGATCGCAGTCGGCAGACTCCGTCGTCGGATGCCGTGGGGTCACCCAGGGGCAGGAGTGTGCCAAGTTCGTCCCGATGGAACGCGTGATCGGCCCCGTCGTCGGACGGTTCTGGCCGCTCAGCGCGTTCGGCTCCCTGCCCCACGGGAACTGACGGCGACGCTGTCGCGCACAGCCGGCGCCGTCGCGCAGCCACTCGGCGTCAGGCCGTGGCGGCGACGTCCCTGATCCGCTGGGAGACGACCGTCGTCACACCGTCGCCACGCATCGACACCCCGTAGAGGGCGTCGGCGACCTCCATCGTCCGCTTCTGGTGGGTGATGACGATGAGCTGGCTGGAGTCGCGCAGCTCCTCGAACAGCGTGATGAGCCGCCCCAGGTTGGTGTCGTCCAGCGCCGCCTCGACCTCGTCCATGATGTAGAACGGGCTCGGCCGCGCCTTGAAGATCGCGACGAGCAGGGCCACGGCGACCAGTGAGCGCTCGCCACCGGAGAGCAGCGAGAGCCGCTTGACCTTCTTGCCCGGAGGGCGGGCCTCGACCTCGATGCCCGTGGTCAGCATGTTGTCGGGGTCGGTGAGGACGAGGCGCCCCTCCCCGCCGGGGAAGAGCCGCTCGAAGACCCGCTCGAACTGCACCTTGGTGTCGGCGAAGGCCTCGGTGAAGACCTCCTCGACCCGCTCGTCGATCTCCTTGACGATGTCGAGCAGGTCGCGCTTGGAGCGCTTGAGGTCCTCGAGCTGGGTGGTAAGGAAGGTGTGTCGTTCCTCCAGCGCCGCGAACTCCTCGAGGGCGAGCGGGTTGACCCGCCCCAGGGCGGCGAGCCCGCGCTCGGCCTTGCGCAGCCGCTTCTCCTGCACCTCGCGCACGTACGGCGCGGGCTCGGGGGCGGCATCCGGGTCCTCTCCGGGCGCGACGACGTGCGGGACGAGCTGGTGCGGGCCGAACTCCTCGACGAGCACCTCGGGGTCGATGCCGAGCTCCTCGACGGCGCGGGCCTGCAGCTGCTCGATGCGGGCCACCTGACGGGCGCGGGCGACCTCGTCCCGGTGGGCGGTGTCGGTGAGGTCGCGCAGCTCGTCCTGCACGGTGCCGAGCTCGGTGCGCAGCGCCACCGCAGCCCGGTCGCGTTCGGCGCGTTCGGCCTCCGCGGTGTCGCGCAGCGTGGTCGCACGCGCCAGGGCCTCACCGATGCGAGCGACGGCGAAGACGGCGGCTGCCCGCACGTTCTCGGCGACGGTGGCCTCGCGGCGGCGGCGCTCACGCCGTTCGCGCAGACGTTCACGCGCGGCGAGCTCGTTGCGGGCGGCCCCTTCGAGGGAGTCGGCGCGACCTTTGAGGGCACGGGCCCGCTCCTCGCGGGTGCGCAGGGTCAGCCGCAGCTCGGTCTCCGCGGTGCGGGCGCGGCTGGCGTCCAGCTCGAGCCGGTCGCGCTCGTCGGTCGACGGTTCCTGCGACTCCAGCTCCGGGGCCTGCTGCGCCTCGGCGAGGCGCGCCGAGAGGCCCTCGAGCTCTCCCCGGTCGCGGTCGAGGTTCTCGCGCGCCACGGCGATCGCCCGCTCGGTGCGCTCGGCCTCGGCGGATGCCGTGCGCACCGCCGCGCCCAGGCT encodes the following:
- the lepB gene encoding signal peptidase I, producing the protein MSAEPSNPSGDPETPGIRETSESAGAPAQKQRQRSLPMFTEVIIALIAVALVQTFLIKPFGVPSQSMENTLQIGDRIVVNRLDDDVRAGDVIVFGHGETWQAKELPPADNLLLKGIRAFGDLTGIGPSSTSYTVKRVIGTPGQRVACCTDVGAVTVDGKPLTEPYVFEDLPFVPGIQDCTTSPRSVRCFPEITVPSENLLVLGDHRSQSADSVVGCRGVTQGQECAKFVPMERVIGPVVGRFWPLSAFGSLPHGN